The DNA sequence AGGCGTAGATTTGTGCGAGTTTAGCAGATAATACAATACTCTAAGTATAAGTATTGAAAATTTATGTAATAAATATTAATCTCTATGGAAAAATTAAAAGAGGTTTATGAGAAGGTTAGCGGGTTAGTTAGCTGGACCTCAACGGATTTAATCGTCTTATGTATTATTTCCTTAGAATGAATAACATTTAATTTCTTAAACAGAAATTCAAATTTAGCCTCAAGTTCCTCACCGATCTTATTTTTTACGTCAGAAGGCAGATTCCAAAATCTTTCCTTAAATGGGCCAAAACCCATTTTTCTTGTCTTATAGATAAATTGTTCATCAGTTTCTCCCTCTTTGCGGTCAGCAACACAATTTTTTTTCAGGAATTCATAAATATCATTTTTAAAATCCCTCGGGAAGGAACTGCTCTCATAGATCATATTTTGGAATTCAGTAGCAAGGTGTACCTCGGCAGTACCGGTCTCCGGAAATTTATCAAAGGCATCGCTCGGAAGCGTAGACGCTCCATGTTGCACCGCTCCACTAAGACCGTATCGATCCCTGGCTACTCTTGATAAATTTCTTAGGGTATCAAAGTCCAGTTTCACTTTAGCAACCGTCCCATCTGGCAGAGGAACTCCTCCGTGAGAAGTGCCTGTCTGCACACTAATTTTACTAATACCTTTTAATCCTTTTCCTTTTGTAATTAAGGTGTTATTATAGCCATCCATGAATGCAGTCAACTCTTCAATAGTACTATTCTTCTTCCCCACTTCCCCTATTTCACCGCCGATAGATATGGTAATTTCTTTTGGTTCTAATGTCCTAATATAAGCGGTAAATTCAGCAGCAAACTCGAAATTAAGCCTTTGTTGCTCGGTAATGTTTGGTTTACTGAGATCTACCAATGTTGAGGTATCAATATCAATATTATAAAAGCCCGCTTCGATGGCTTCTTTAATAAGTCCCTTTACCGTTTTAATCTCCGCATCTCGATCTTTCTCGTATTTCTTTGCATTAATCTGGAAATGGTCTCCTTGGATAAACACTGGACCTTCATATCCTTCTTTGATAGCAGCCGCAAGAATGACCGATGCATATTCCGAAGGCCTTTGATCTGTATAACCAATTTCAGATCTTGCAATTTCGAAGATAAAGGCACCTACATGATTCTTTTTTGCAGCTCTAAAAACGGAACGTGCCACATCATATGTTAGGCCTCTTATATTAATGGCTGGCACGGTAAATCCCTTGTATTGTTTCTTACCCATAGCTTCGTAAAGTGATTGAATAGACGAAGAAACAACGGAGAGTTTATTTCCTGTAGTACGGATCAACCATCGACATATATCTCTCATAGTACTGTCTTTATTAAAGACGGCATTATAAACAATCGTATCTATTTTTTTATTCCTTAATGCATTACTATCAAGTATTTTTATAGTACCTGTTTTTTGAATGTCAACAATATCTTTAAGATCGTTTAACAAATCTTCTTTGATACGATAAAGCATGAGTTGTTAACTCCTTCTCTTTTTACTTTTGGCTAAAAAACTTCTCATAAGTTAATACATCTTCTTTACTTCCGATAACGAGAGGTACCTTTTGATGCAATTCAGTTGCCTGAATATTCAGAATGCGTTCTTTTCCTGTTGACGCCATACCACCAGCCTGCTCAACAATAAAAGCAAGTGGAGCAGCTTCGTAAAGTAACCGTAATTTTGCCTTTGGTTTCTTTGGATCTTTATAATCAATAGGATACAGGAATATGCCTCCGTAAAGCAAGTTCCTGTGAAAATCTGATACCAACGATCCTATATATCTTAGGGAATAAGGTCTTTCTGTTGAAGGATCATTTTCTTTGAGATAAGCGATGTATTTTTTTGTTCCTTCATCCCATGTATTTGCATTTCCCTCGTTAATGCTATATATCTTGCCCTTAGATGGAATGCGAATATTCTCGTGCGAAAGTAAAAATTCTCCAATACTAGGGTCTAATGTAAAACCATGGACTCCTTGCCCTGTGGTGTATACCATCATGGTACTTGATCCATAAATTATATATCCCGCTGCAACTTGATCTGTTCCTTTTCTAAGACAATCCTCAATGGTCGATTCCTCCCCCGTTGTCTTTCTTCGATAGATCGAGAATATAGTCCCAACACACACATTGGCATCGATATTCGATGAGCCGTCCAGAGGGTCAAAAAGGAGGACGTACTTACCCTTTGGAAATTCATCTGGTATTGGAATAATATCTTCATTTTCTTCTGATGCCATGATACAGAGGTGGCCACCATGGTTCATCGATTTATATATCTTTTCATTAGCATAGACATCTAATTTCTTTACTACATCACCGTGGATATTATTTTCGCCTGTGATGCCCAAAATATCTGCAAGGCCTGCCTTATTTACCTCCCGGGAAATAGTCTTTGCAGCAATAGTTAAATCCCATAGGAGACAGGTAAAGTCCCCTGTAGCATTTGGATGTAATCTCTCTTGCTCAACAATGTGTCTTTGGATGGTAACAACCTTACTCTTCTGCATATAGCTTTAGTTTCCTCCATCAATACCACAAGGAAAGATACATAGAAGTACCCATTTTACAATCTTAATACTTAAAGTCAAACATTATCCAAGCACAAAAGATATTATCAAAATCAGAATAAATAAAATTAACAGACTAAGGCAAATGATAGTATTGGTTTTATTTAATTACATACTAAATCTTAAGATCCGATAAAATAAAATTAACAATCGAAGAGGCTTTGTCATCGATGTGGAAAAAAGGTATACCAAGTTTGGGATCTTTGTCTCCAATAACGGCAATTAAGTTCTTATCTTCCTTACATACTAACTCAGTGCTAACCTCAGTACGAAACA is a window from the Candidatus Jettenia sp. genome containing:
- a CDS encoding class II fructose-bisphosphate aldolase, which gives rise to MLYRIKEDLLNDLKDIVDIQKTGTIKILDSNALRNKKIDTIVYNAVFNKDSTMRDICRWLIRTTGNKLSVVSSSIQSLYEAMGKKQYKGFTVPAINIRGLTYDVARSVFRAAKKNHVGAFIFEIARSEIGYTDQRPSEYASVILAAAIKEGYEGPVFIQGDHFQINAKKYEKDRDAEIKTVKGLIKEAIEAGFYNIDIDTSTLVDLSKPNITEQQRLNFEFAAEFTAYIRTLEPKEITISIGGEIGEVGKKNSTIEELTAFMDGYNNTLITKGKGLKGISKISVQTGTSHGGVPLPDGTVAKVKLDFDTLRNLSRVARDRYGLSGAVQHGASTLPSDAFDKFPETGTAEVHLATEFQNMIYESSSFPRDFKNDIYEFLKKNCVADRKEGETDEQFIYKTRKMGFGPFKERFWNLPSDVKNKIGEELEAKFEFLFKKLNVIHSKEIIHKTIKSVEVQLTNPLTFS
- the fbp gene encoding class 1 fructose-bisphosphatase produces the protein MQKSKVVTIQRHIVEQERLHPNATGDFTCLLWDLTIAAKTISREVNKAGLADILGITGENNIHGDVVKKLDVYANEKIYKSMNHGGHLCIMASEENEDIIPIPDEFPKGKYVLLFDPLDGSSNIDANVCVGTIFSIYRRKTTGEESTIEDCLRKGTDQVAAGYIIYGSSTMMVYTTGQGVHGFTLDPSIGEFLLSHENIRIPSKGKIYSINEGNANTWDEGTKKYIAYLKENDPSTERPYSLRYIGSLVSDFHRNLLYGGIFLYPIDYKDPKKPKAKLRLLYEAAPLAFIVEQAGGMASTGKERILNIQATELHQKVPLVIGSKEDVLTYEKFFSQK